Proteins from a single region of Thunnus albacares chromosome 16, fThuAlb1.1, whole genome shotgun sequence:
- the flrt2 gene encoding leucine-rich repeat transmembrane protein FLRT2 produces the protein MEFLAGPWNKDWASFLQFWLTVILSLQMQFSPGASCPEECRCDKPFVYCNERSLTSVPLGIQEGFKVLYLHNNQINNAGFPVELHNLASVETVFLYGNQLDEFPINLPKNTRVLHLQENNIQTISRAALAQLTRLEELHLDDNSISTVGVEEGAFREAVSLKLLFLTKNHLSSVPIGLPEDLKELRLDENRIAVIAEEAFQNVTRLQRLLLDGNLLTDEGIAPGTFQDLATLRELALARNSLTFPPPLLPSQSLVKLSLQENQINQIPVAAFADLNRLERLDISSNQLQTLTQGVFDSLSSLKHLMVRNNPWRCDCAVKWVVVWLKSLPSSINARGFVCQSPDKVRGMAIRELTLDIIECPVDADVPPWPTLRSTPPPPPTTTPITTIISTLITTSIPYYFDSPSPPLPPIHNNPPGPLPPYEDPLQISFPVVNSTSIEVSWASYFTVTAYKVTWVKRGQSQINEGMRERTVSGDRRHISLTNLEPRSVYRICVHVLDTLNSYRPGEDTICSEARTKSALPTKSPGSAQAPQESINSTLLMAGIIGGAVLIILVTLLSLFCWHMHRKSRSSSTKWKYNRGRRKDDYCEAGTKKDNSILEMTETSFQIVALNNEQLLKGDFRIQPIYTPNGGIGFRDCHLSNNSIAYCKSSNVPSTEFCHT, from the coding sequence atGGAGTTTCTGGCTGGACCTTGGAATAAAGATTGGGCTTCTTTCTTGCAATTTTGGTTGACTGTCATCCTAAGCCTCCAAATGCAATTCAGCCCGGGTGCCTCTTGCCCAGAAGAGTGTCGCTGTGACAAACCGTTTGTGTACTGCAATGAACGCAGCCTGACATCAGTGCCTCTGGGGATACAGGAGGGCTTCAAGGTCCTCTACCTACATAACAACCAGATCAACAATGCTGGCTTCCCTGTGGAACTTCACAATCTGGCCTCCGTGGAGACTGTTTTTCTCTATGGCAACCAGCTGGATGAGTTTCCCATCAATCTGCCCAAAAACACCAGGGTACTGCATCTCCAGGAGAACAATATCCAAACGATCTCCAGGGCAGCCCTGGCCCAGCTGACTCGATTAGAGGAGCTGCACCTTGATGATAACTCTATCTCCACAGTGGGGGTGGAGGAAGGGGCCTTTAGGGAGGCAGTGAGCCTCaaactcctcttcctcaccaAGAACCACTTAAGCAGTGTTCCCATTGGCCTTCCTGAGGACCTGAAAGAGCTGCGGTTGGATGAGAACCGCATTGCTGTCATTGCAGAGGAGGCCTTTCAGAATGTGACACGCCTGCAGCGCCTCCTGCTGGACGGGAACCTGCTGACGGATGAGGGCATTGCACCAGGGACCTTCCAGGACCTGGCCACCCTCCGTGAGCTGGCCCTGGCCCGCAATTCACTCACctttccccctcccctcttACCCAGCCAGTCACTGGTCAAACTCAGCCTGCAGGAGAACCAGATCAACCAGATCCCTGTGGCGGCCTTTGCTGACCTAAACAGGCTGGAAAGACTGGATATCTCCAGCAACCAGCTTCAGACTCTTACACAGGGTGTTTTCGACAGCCTGTCGAGCCTAAAGCATCTCATGGTGCGAAATAACCCCTGGCGATGTGACTGTGCTGTGAAATGGGTGGTGGTGTGGCTCAAGTCGTTGCCTTCCTCCATCAATGCCCGAGGGTTTGTGTGCCAGAGTCCAGACAAGGTGCGTGGTATGGCAATCAGAGAGCTCACGTTGGATATTATCGAGTGCCCGGTTGATGCTGACGTGCCGCCGTGGCCCACCCTCCGCTCTACGCCTCctcccccacccaccaccacccctaTCACCACTATAATTTCCACCCTCATAACCACATCCATTCCTTACTACTTTGATTCACCCTCCCCTCCCTTACCCCCAATCCATAACAATCCTCCTGGTCCCCTGCCTCCTTATGAGGACCCCCTTCAGATCTCCTTCCCTGTGGTCAACTCCACTAGTATCGAGGTGAGCTGGGCTTCCTATTTCACCGTCACAGCCTACAAGGTCACTTGGGTCAAAAGGGGCCAAAGCCAAATAAACGAAGGAATGCGGGAGCGGACGGTGAGTGGGGACCGACGGCATATCAGCCTCACCAACCTGGAGCCCCGGTCTGTGTACCGgatctgtgtgcatgtgctggACACCCTTAACTCCTACAGGCCCGGAGAGGATACTATATGCTCTGAGGCCAGGACCAAGTCAGCTTTGCCTACTAAGTCTCCTGGTTCAGCGCAAGCGCCTCAGGAGAGCATCAACTCCACGCTGCTAATGGCCGGCATCATAGGTGGAGCGGTACTTATCATCTTGGTAACGCTACTCAGCCTGTTCTGCTGGCACATGCACAGGAAGAGCAGGTCATCTTCGACCAAGTGGAAATACAACCGGGGCAGGAGAAAAGATGACTACTGTGAGGCTGGAACCAAGAAAGATAACTCCATTCTGGAGATGACTGAAACCAGTTTCCAGATAGTGGCGCTGAACAATGAGCAGCTGCTCAAGGGAGATTTCCGCATTCAGCCCATCTACACGCCCAATGGGGGAATTGGATTTAGAGACTGTCACCTCAGTAACAACAGCATAGCCTACTGCAAGAGCAGCAACGTGCCCAGTACAGAGTTCTGCCACACGTGA